The stretch of DNA TACTATTATCAAATAGAATGGCTTTATCCTTCCCTGTTACCCCGGAAAAACAAAAGAAGTTGGAAGAAAGGCTTGCAAGGCTAAAAGTTTTTGAAGCCGAATTGATTGAAAAATTTGTAAAGAGTAGCGGCAGAGGTGGCCAAAATGTAAATAAGGTTTCTACATCTGTAGTCTTACTCCATAAACCTACAGGCATAGAAGTGAAATGCTCTGTGTATAGGACTCAAGGTCTAAACCGTTATAAAGCCAGATCTATTCTTTGCGATAAGATAGAAGAAAAAGAGAGAAAAATACAAGGACTTCAAAATCCTTTAATAGAAAAAGTTCAAAAAAGTAAAAAGGAAAAAGCAAAAAAACAAAAAAAGAAAAAGGAAAGTTTTATAACAGACGAGGATTTTTAAAAGTGAAGAGAAAGATTTTATTGATTTGAAAAAATCGGACAATTAAAGGAGTAATTTTTTTTTCAAAATAGAATTGACAAAAGCATGTGTTTACTAAAAATAAATTTAGTATGCAAATGTATCTACATGACAAAGATTTATCAGGACAGGTGTTTTTACATAAACTGTCCTTGAAGCTACTTTTAAAAGGAGTGACTCCGGTTTTAATCTGCAAGGATAGAAGTTTTTCTTTTTCTGAGTATTTGAAAACGAGTAGAGTCCACAGAATCCCTTTTTCTGTTACTGGAAAACTACTTTTTGTATCTATCTTAAATATGTACCATCTAAAAGACGCGATTTTACAATTGAGTGATTTGGAAACTTCAGAAAATAGCTATTTGCCTATTTTTTTGGATTTCACTTACCATTATTTGGATGAGGGGGTTGATTTAAAAGAGTCTGAATATTTATTCCAGAAGGACTCACTTCGCATAAAAGGTCTAAATTCTTTTAAAAAGAAATGGGTGATTTTTTGGGAACAAGGAAGACCCATCGAGCCAGGATTACAAAAGTTTTATCGTTACCAGTTAGAGAAATACTCCCAGTTAAAACTTGAGGTAGCGGGGAAAAGCATCAGTGTAAAAAATAAAGGAGGGCTTTTGCATGGGCGCACAAATGCCGACATACTCAAACTATTTACAGAGCCTGTCTGAAGAATGGAAACCTTTTAAAAAAACTCTAAATAGAGAAGAGCAAGTATATTTTGATAAATTATTCGCGATAGCTATCCAGCACTCCCACGCAGGGAGTATGCAGTCAAACCCTTTTCCCTTAGAAGTAGTTTTTATGACTGTTTTGATCCAATTATTAAAAGATAACGAAAATTTAAAAAATAGAGTAAAAGAACTAGAAAAGTGGGAAACTTTCTCTAATGCTACATGAAAGCTTGGCTAATAGATATTTGGAACTTAGGTAATTTAGTTCAGCTTTGGTTAAAGCAAGAAAATGGGAAAAATGTATTTCTAAAAGACGAATATTTTCCAAGGATTTATTCTAAAGAATATACCTCTAAAGGCAGAGCTTTTCTTTCTTATTTGTATAGAGAAAATATTTTAAGAAGTATTGGTGGAAAATTTAGAAAAGAGCTTTGGTCTGGGAATACTTTAAAAGTGAGCGCATCTGAAATTTTAGATTATAACAGATTTCAAAAGATAGTAAAAAAATGTATCCAGATTGAAGAGCATATAGAATTTTACAATACAGAAATTCCTTTCACCCAATTTTATCAAATCGAAAAAGATTTATACCCTTTATCTAAGGTAGATTTTACAGAGGCAAATGGGCAAGTAGAAAAAATAGAGCGTAGCTTAGACGACGAAAACACGCTATTTCCAAAATACCCTTCGTTTAGAAAAATATTTATCGAATCTGTGTACGGAAAATTCAAGCCAATAACAGAAGGTAGAATAATTGTACACATATCTCTGACAGAAAAAATTATTCTGCCCGGTAGGGAAATAGATTTATTAACTAGCTTAAACGAGTTACTTTTAAAAATAGACCCGGATATTATTTATACTTCACACGGTGATGAATTTTTATTTCCAAACTTATTCCAATTGGCATATAAAAATAATATAAAACTACTTTTAGATAGGAGTGATAACTATTTTAGAAAAAAACACAATTTAAAGGGAAGGACTATTTTCACGTACGGAAGGGTTGTATTTAAAACAACTCCTTACCCCTTGTATGGGAGACTACACATTGATAAAGGTTTGTCTTTTTTTTACACAGAATCTGAGCTAGAGGGTATTTTAGAAATGGCAAAATTTAGTAGGCTATCCATTCAAAAATTGGCAAGGTCTTCTCCGGGATCTGCAATG from Leptospiraceae bacterium encodes:
- a CDS encoding peptide chain release factor-like protein: MALSFPVTPEKQKKLEERLARLKVFEAELIEKFVKSSGRGGQNVNKVSTSVVLLHKPTGIEVKCSVYRTQGLNRYKARSILCDKIEEKERKIQGLQNPLIEKVQKSKKEKAKKQKKKKESFITDEDF